Proteins found in one Campylobacter canadensis genomic segment:
- a CDS encoding phage tail tape measure protein: protein MNLNYLSTASKLQMALGFSTDETSRMLNTLNTHFKLNSKDALSFGDEIFTLSNKFNASSKSIANLTSKISANAKMFSLNAKESAVLSAAFLQVAKDEETAENSINSLNEKLLNITSLGDNLKFSLTNIGINTQQIEIGMKIDPKATLDLFFKRLKNTKKANEKQYNELLSSMFSANAS, encoded by the coding sequence ATTAACTTAAATTATTTAAGCACAGCATCTAAATTACAAATGGCATTAGGATTTAGCACAGATGAAACAAGCCGAATGCTAAATACTTTAAATACTCATTTTAAGCTAAATAGTAAAGATGCTTTGAGTTTTGGAGATGAGATTTTTACACTTAGCAATAAGTTTAATGCAAGCAGTAAAAGCATAGCAAATCTAACGAGCAAAATTAGTGCTAATGCTAAGATGTTTAGCTTAAACGCTAAAGAAAGTGCAGTGCTTAGTGCAGCGTTTTTGCAAGTTGCAAAAGATGAAGAAACTGCGGAAAACTCAATAAATAGCCTAAATGAAAAGCTTTTAAATATCACAAGTCTTGGCGATAATCTAAAATTCAGCCTTACAAATATTGGCATAAATACACAACAAATTGAAATCGGTATGAAAATAGACCCTAAAGCTACCTTAGATTTATTTTTTAAAAGACTTAAAAACACTAAAAAGGCTAACGAAAAGCAGTATAACGAGCTTTTAAGTTCAATGTTTAGTGCTAATGCTAGTTAA
- a CDS encoding ribonuclease HII, with protein sequence MNGYLQRIIMIGIDEAGRGALAGPMVLAACKLNNAINNLNDSKKLSEKKREKLFEEIIQNSTYHIIFIDNFTIDELGISLSYKKALTEFKEHFKDYNDELLFDGNTDYKSGIKTQINADEIYPCVMAASILAKVSRDRFMKNIINEYCFYKHKGYGTKLHKELIQKFGLSSLHRKSFCKNI encoded by the coding sequence ATGAATGGCTACTTACAAAGGATAATAATGATTGGAATTGATGAAGCTGGGCGTGGCGCATTAGCTGGACCTATGGTTCTTGCTGCTTGTAAGTTAAATAACGCAATTAATAATTTAAACGATAGTAAAAAACTAAGTGAAAAAAAGCGTGAAAAATTATTTGAAGAAATTATTCAAAATAGCACCTATCACATTATATTTATTGATAATTTTACCATTGATGAACTTGGAATTAGCCTATCTTACAAAAAAGCATTAACTGAATTTAAAGAACATTTTAAAGATTATAATGATGAGTTATTATTTGATGGTAACACAGATTATAAGAGCGGTATTAAAACTCAAATTAATGCTGATGAAATTTATCCTTGTGTTATGGCTGCAAGTATTTTAGCTAAAGTTAGTCGTGATAGATTTATGAAAAATATTATTAATGAATATTGCTTTTATAAACACAAAGGATATGGCACAAAACTACACAAAGAATTAATACAAAAATTTGGACTTAGCTCTTTGCATAGGAAAAGTTTTTGTAAAAATATTTAA
- the pckA gene encoding phosphoenolpyruvate carboxykinase (ATP), producing MFMLESIGIKAKEIFYNLSYDELREHEIKCHEGEVCQNDTFAVDTGVFTGRSPKDKYFVNSYPSNEKIAWGNVNRACTKEIFNDNLRRAKEFLNDKSLYVMDVFCGASLASRKKVRFITQIAWQAHFVKNMFIRPSEEELKDFKPDFTIINACKLKNELYKMHDLNSDVFVGFDIENNIGLILGTWYGGEMKKGIFSMMNYWLPLQGKMSMHCSANVGKNNDVCLFFGLSGTGKTTLSTDANRALIGDDEHGWDENGVFNFEGGCYAKCINLSEENEPEIYNAIRRNALLENVVITCSGDVDFCDASKTENTRVSYPIEHIENHQKSLQAGHPSNIIFLCADAFGVLPPVSKLTNKQAMYYFLSGYTAKVAGTERGVKEPIATFSACFGEPFMPLNPTLYAELLGKKIKEHNVNVYLVNTGWSGGGFGVGARMSIKATRACVNAILDGSINNCEFYNFDVFNLATPKELKGVDTKLLYPNKTWENEAEFIKARNKLASMFIENFKRYANSAKEFEDANPKL from the coding sequence GTGTTTATGTTAGAAAGTATTGGTATTAAGGCAAAAGAGATTTTTTATAATCTAAGTTACGATGAATTAAGAGAGCATGAAATCAAATGCCACGAAGGTGAAGTTTGTCAAAACGACACCTTTGCGGTTGATACAGGTGTTTTTACTGGTAGAAGTCCAAAAGATAAATATTTTGTAAATTCTTATCCGTCAAATGAAAAAATTGCTTGGGGTAATGTTAATAGAGCTTGCACTAAAGAAATTTTTAACGATAATTTAAGAAGAGCGAAAGAATTCTTAAATGATAAAAGTTTATATGTTATGGATGTTTTTTGCGGTGCTTCACTTGCTTCAAGAAAAAAAGTTAGGTTTATTACTCAAATAGCTTGGCAAGCGCATTTTGTGAAAAATATGTTTATTCGTCCAAGCGAAGAAGAGCTAAAAGATTTTAAACCAGATTTTACAATAATTAACGCTTGTAAGTTAAAAAATGAACTTTACAAAATGCATGATTTAAATTCTGATGTTTTTGTTGGTTTTGATATAGAAAATAACATAGGATTAATATTGGGTACTTGGTATGGTGGAGAGATGAAAAAAGGTATTTTTTCTATGATGAATTATTGGTTACCATTACAAGGAAAAATGTCAATGCACTGCAGTGCAAATGTTGGAAAAAATAATGATGTGTGCTTATTTTTTGGCTTAAGCGGTACAGGTAAAACAACACTTAGCACTGATGCTAACCGTGCTTTAATCGGTGATGATGAGCATGGTTGGGATGAAAATGGTGTTTTTAATTTTGAAGGTGGCTGCTATGCAAAATGTATAAATTTAAGCGAAGAAAATGAACCAGAAATTTATAACGCTATTCGTCGCAATGCTTTATTAGAAAATGTTGTAATTACTTGCAGCGGTGATGTTGATTTTTGCGATGCGTCAAAGACTGAAAATACAAGAGTTAGTTACCCGATTGAGCATATAGAAAATCATCAAAAATCTTTACAAGCAGGACATCCTAGTAATATTATCTTTTTGTGTGCTGATGCTTTTGGTGTTTTACCTCCTGTTAGCAAACTTACAAATAAACAAGCAATGTATTATTTTTTAAGCGGATACACAGCTAAGGTTGCAGGGACTGAAAGAGGCGTTAAAGAACCAATAGCTACATTTTCAGCTTGCTTTGGAGAACCTTTTATGCCTTTAAACCCAACACTTTACGCAGAATTACTTGGAAAGAAAATAAAAGAACATAATGTAAATGTATATTTAGTTAATACAGGTTGGAGTGGTGGTGGCTTTGGTGTTGGTGCTAGAATGAGCATTAAAGCCACTCGTGCTTGTGTAAATGCAATCTTAGATGGCAGCATTAATAATTGCGAATTTTATAATTTTGATGTTTTTAATCTTGCAACGCCAAAAGAACTAAAAGGTGTTGATACAAAACTACTTTATCCAAATAAAACTTGGGAAAATGAAGCTGAATTTATAAAAGCTAGAAATAAACTTGCATCTATGTTTATTGAAAATTTCAAACGCTATGCAAATAGTGCAAAAGAATTTGAAGATGCAAATCCAAAATTATGA
- a CDS encoding sodium-dependent transporter — protein MGFILSLTGGAIGLGNAWKFPTMVGQNGGSAFILIFILFCLSIGLVLFLAEMMLGKSTRDNLANSYFKTAKFYPKYMKFGAIAMLSGIFVLSFYLIILSWVFQYLFYSFSLPNTNDKALELFKNAVSSNVKINILCFLFCLFCTLYFVKKGIVLGIERLNVVLMPLLCLIMIFLLFYSISEGAFVKAIKFIFYPDFSKLNFKSILDALGLSLFTLCLGIGCISTYAANSQEDTNILKASLLVIFLNITIGLLMAVVVFAFAFLSDENLLNDAALVFVSLNVLFSKLGLIGNILAFLFFLALFFAGITSAVSMIEPFTFYLEKKIGRNKSILYIGIIVFILGLSCIFSMCNIIKIDVFYILDFLTSNIMLPVGVFFTSIFLGFFANKIIFIKILRKFMKKRLIFLYFTFVKYICPIIIILVFINNFYPLSKLLN, from the coding sequence ATAGGATTTATTCTTTCTCTTACAGGCGGCGCAATCGGTCTTGGTAACGCTTGGAAATTTCCTACAATGGTAGGTCAAAACGGCGGAAGCGCTTTTATATTAATCTTTATTTTGTTTTGTTTAAGTATTGGTTTGGTGCTATTTTTAGCTGAAATGATGCTTGGAAAAAGCACAAGGGATAATCTAGCAAATTCTTATTTTAAAACGGCTAAATTTTATCCAAAATATATGAAATTTGGTGCTATTGCTATGCTTAGCGGAATTTTTGTTTTATCTTTTTATTTGATAATTCTTTCATGGGTTTTTCAATATTTATTTTATTCTTTTTCATTGCCAAATACAAATGATAAAGCTTTAGAATTATTTAAAAATGCTGTTTCATCAAATGTTAAAATAAATATTTTATGTTTTTTATTTTGTTTATTTTGCACACTTTATTTTGTAAAAAAAGGAATAGTTTTAGGTATAGAAAGGCTTAATGTAGTTTTAATGCCTTTATTGTGTTTAATAATGATTTTTTTACTATTTTACTCAATATCTGAAGGCGCCTTTGTAAAAGCAATAAAATTTATTTTTTATCCTGATTTTTCAAAATTAAATTTTAAAAGTATTTTAGATGCTTTAGGACTTAGCTTATTTACTTTATGTCTTGGTATAGGTTGTATTAGCACCTATGCTGCAAATTCTCAAGAAGACACAAATATATTAAAAGCAAGTTTATTAGTTATCTTTTTAAATATAACAATAGGCTTATTAATGGCAGTTGTTGTCTTTGCTTTTGCTTTTTTAAGTGATGAAAATTTGCTAAATGATGCGGCTTTGGTTTTTGTTAGTTTAAATGTTTTATTTTCAAAACTTGGTTTAATAGGTAACATTTTAGCTTTTTTATTCTTTTTGGCATTATTTTTTGCTGGAATAACAAGTGCTGTATCTATGATTGAGCCATTTACTTTTTATCTTGAAAAAAAAATTGGTAGAAATAAGTCTATATTATATATTGGAATTATTGTTTTTATATTAGGCTTATCTTGTATTTTTAGTATGTGCAATATTATTAAAATTGATGTTTTTTACATACTAGACTTTTTAACAAGTAATATTATGTTACCTGTTGGGGTTTTCTTTACCAGCATATTTTTAGGATTTTTTGCAAATAAAATAATTTTTATAAAAATTTTAAGAAAATTTATGAAAAAAAGGTTAATTTTTTTATATTTTACCTTTGTTAAATATATTTGTCCTATCATTATTATTTTAGTATTTATTAACAATTTTTATCCACTAAGCAAATTGTTAAATTAA
- the nhaA gene encoding Na+/H+ antiporter NhaA, whose product MVKFFKSELFAPILLLFVSFIAICLNNSPLSELYNLCVNYKFGIIFGDLELIKPMLLWVNDGLMAIFFFWVGLEVKKEFMCGELKEIKAALLPLFAACGGVVVPALVYYVFNFSDDIRKLGFAIPTATDTAFALGILLLLGKKVNKSLYTFLLSLAIFDDIAAIVIIALFYTNDLSILALSLAGIGVVLLFVLNFLNVTIKFFYILVGTFIWLCVLKSGVHTTLAGMLCAFFIPLKSKEDEHFLEHIMHELTPFIQYLILPIFALFNAGVVINGIGLENFNSVFFGIFLALFFGKQFGVFAFCLLAKKLNIIINASLAELYGVCILTGIGFTMSFFINTLVFEEHQLLFDSARLAVVMASFCSAILGFIWLKIVLSKK is encoded by the coding sequence ATGGTTAAATTTTTTAAAAGCGAACTATTCGCACCAATTTTGTTACTATTTGTAAGCTTTATTGCTATTTGTCTCAACAACTCGCCTTTAAGCGAACTTTATAATTTATGTGTAAATTATAAATTCGGCATTATTTTTGGAGATTTAGAATTAATAAAACCTATGTTATTGTGGGTTAATGATGGACTTATGGCAATTTTCTTTTTTTGGGTTGGACTTGAAGTAAAAAAAGAATTTATGTGCGGAGAATTAAAAGAAATAAAAGCTGCACTATTACCACTATTTGCTGCTTGCGGTGGAGTTGTTGTACCTGCTTTGGTTTATTATGTTTTTAATTTTAGTGATGATATTAGAAAACTAGGTTTTGCAATACCAACTGCAACCGATACAGCCTTTGCTTTAGGCATATTACTTTTATTAGGAAAAAAAGTTAATAAAAGTCTTTACACATTTTTATTAAGTTTAGCAATTTTTGATGATATAGCTGCTATTGTTATAATTGCGTTATTTTATACCAATGATTTGTCTATTTTAGCTTTAAGCTTGGCTGGAATTGGAGTTGTATTATTATTTGTGTTAAATTTTTTAAATGTAACAATTAAATTCTTTTATATTTTAGTTGGAACCTTTATTTGGCTATGTGTATTAAAAAGCGGAGTGCATACAACTTTAGCTGGAATGCTTTGTGCATTTTTTATCCCGTTAAAATCTAAAGAAGATGAACATTTTTTAGAACATATTATGCACGAATTAACTCCATTTATTCAGTATTTAATATTACCAATTTTTGCCCTATTTAATGCTGGAGTAGTAATTAACGGTATAGGTTTAGAAAATTTTAATTCTGTATTTTTTGGAATATTTTTAGCTTTATTTTTTGGTAAGCAATTTGGTGTATTTGCTTTTTGCTTACTAGCAAAAAAATTAAATATAATTATAAATGCCAGTTTAGCAGAATTATATGGAGTGTGCATACTAACAGGTATTGGTTTTACAATGAGCTTTTTTATAAATACCTTAGTTTTTGAAGAGCATCAATTATTGTTTGATAGCGCAAGATTAGCCGTTGTTATGGCATCTTTTTGTAGTGCCATTCTTGGTTTTATATGGCTTAAAATTGTTCTTAGCAAAAAGTAA
- a CDS encoding homoserine O-succinyltransferase, which translates to MPLVIPKEIPAFKILKQNVFVMDTKRAFTQDIRTLEILIINLMPTKIQTENQLLSLLANSALQINLSFLSTQSYVGKNTPISHIEKFYQGLDDFKNKRFDGAIVTGAPVEQMEFEDVKYWEELKEIFTYLKNNVTSTIYICWGAMAALYHFYNIKKHNLTEKCFGVFTHKIHNKDLILSNTDEIIKMPHSRYSYIDETELNACKELKILLKSDEAGVALLRDKKDIFILGHLEYDKDTLDLEYKRDLANNTKTQKAKNYYDENNEILFTWRSSANTIFSNWLNYDVYQSTPFVL; encoded by the coding sequence ATGCCACTTGTTATTCCTAAAGAAATTCCTGCCTTTAAAATTTTAAAGCAAAACGTTTTTGTTATGGATACAAAAAGGGCTTTCACTCAAGATATTAGAACACTTGAAATTTTAATTATTAATTTAATGCCTACGAAAATTCAAACTGAAAATCAGCTTTTATCGCTTTTGGCTAATTCTGCTTTGCAAATTAATCTTAGCTTTCTTAGCACTCAAAGCTATGTGGGTAAAAATACGCCTATTAGCCATATTGAAAAATTTTATCAAGGCTTAGATGATTTTAAAAATAAAAGATTTGATGGAGCTATTGTTACTGGTGCGCCTGTTGAGCAAATGGAATTTGAAGATGTAAAATACTGGGAAGAATTAAAAGAAATTTTTACATATTTAAAAAATAACGTAACAAGTACAATTTATATTTGTTGGGGTGCGATGGCTGCTTTGTATCATTTTTATAATATCAAAAAACACAATTTGACCGAAAAATGCTTTGGAGTTTTTACGCATAAAATTCACAATAAAGATTTAATTTTAAGCAATACAGATGAAATCATTAAAATGCCGCATTCAAGGTATTCTTATATTGATGAAACAGAGCTTAATGCTTGTAAAGAGTTAAAAATTTTATTAAAAAGTGATGAAGCAGGAGTTGCTTTGCTGCGTGATAAAAAGGATATTTTTATTTTAGGGCATTTAGAATATGATAAAGATACTTTAGATTTAGAATATAAAAGAGATTTAGCAAACAATACTAAAACACAAAAAGCAAAAAATTATTATGATGAAAATAATGAAATTTTATTTACTTGGCGTTCTAGTGCGAATACGATTTTTTCTAATTGGCTAAATTATGATGTTTATCAAAGTACACCTTTTGTGCTTTAA
- a CDS encoding MFS transporter — translation MLNFLKPTKKDIKIPEDKVLQTYKSYRTLSLSGAFVGYMGYYLVRNNINLSTPLIQNQLEVSKAEIGLITGSMLIAYGVSKGLMSALSDKADPKRYMALGLILCALINIILGFCNSLHAYIACVIMLGVFQGMGVGPSFITLANWYPKKERGIYTAIWNISHNLGGGIVSPIISKSVFVLSPVLGITVADLNEKYWQISHCYVPAVLAILISLYVLYAIKGSPENEGLPSIKEINAMRGYEDVLSTQKAKSDLSSLEIFKSYVIKNPGAWGVALMDTFVYLVRFGVISWLPIYLLEAKGFTKGQMHTAFLFFEWAAIPSTLFAGYLSDKIFKGARMPPAIIAMIIIFFMILGYFTSNNLNLVIFYAAMTGCLIYVPQFLCSVQTMEVVPSFAVGSCVGLRGFMSYVVGAALGTMLIGKMVEVFGWNAGLYILLSSCILCILCAFFVHIYSKKLNKI, via the coding sequence ATGTTAAATTTTTTAAAACCAACAAAAAAAGATATTAAAATTCCTGAAGATAAAGTTTTACAAACTTACAAATCATATAGAACTTTGTCTTTAAGTGGTGCCTTTGTAGGTTATATGGGTTATTATTTAGTTAGAAATAATATAAACTTATCAACTCCACTAATACAAAATCAATTAGAAGTTAGCAAAGCAGAAATTGGTCTAATAACAGGCTCAATGCTAATTGCTTATGGAGTTAGCAAAGGGCTTATGAGTGCTTTAAGCGATAAGGCTGACCCTAAAAGATATATGGCTTTAGGACTTATTTTATGTGCTTTAATAAATATTATTTTAGGCTTTTGTAATTCACTTCATGCTTATATTGCTTGTGTAATAATGCTTGGAGTATTTCAGGGTATGGGTGTTGGACCCTCATTTATCACCTTAGCAAATTGGTATCCTAAAAAAGAAAGAGGAATATATACTGCAATTTGGAATATTTCTCATAACTTAGGAGGTGGAATTGTATCTCCTATAATTTCAAAATCTGTTTTTGTTTTAAGCCCCGTTTTAGGAATAACAGTGGCTGATTTAAACGAAAAATATTGGCAAATATCACATTGTTATGTACCAGCTGTTTTAGCTATTTTAATTAGTTTATATGTACTTTATGCTATAAAAGGCTCTCCTGAAAACGAAGGCTTACCAAGCATAAAAGAAATAAATGCAATGCGTGGCTATGAAGATGTTTTAAGCACACAAAAAGCAAAAAGCGATTTATCTTCACTAGAAATTTTTAAATCTTATGTAATTAAAAATCCTGGCGCTTGGGGTGTTGCACTTATGGATACCTTTGTATATTTAGTTAGATTTGGAGTAATTAGTTGGTTACCTATTTATTTGCTTGAAGCAAAAGGTTTTACAAAGGGTCAAATGCACACAGCATTTTTATTCTTTGAATGGGCTGCAATTCCTTCAACCTTATTTGCAGGATACTTGTCTGATAAAATATTTAAAGGGGCTAGAATGCCACCTGCAATAATCGCTATGATAATAATATTTTTTATGATTTTAGGTTATTTTACAAGCAATAATTTAAATTTAGTTATTTTTTATGCTGCTATGACTGGTTGCTTAATTTATGTACCTCAATTTTTATGCTCTGTACAAACTATGGAAGTAGTACCTTCTTTTGCAGTTGGTTCTTGCGTTGGGCTTAGAGGTTTTATGTCTTATGTGGTTGGTGCTGCATTAGGAACTATGTTAATTGGTAAAATGGTAGAAGTTTTTGGCTGGAATGCTGGTTTGTATATTTTATTAAGCTCTTGTATTTTATGTATTTTATGTGCATTTTTTGTTCATATTTATTCAAAAAAATTGAATAAAATTTAA
- a CDS encoding SLC13 family permease → MLIFIVFCIFASIFLGYKFKINIGLFALAFSYIIACFGMNLSVKELLNMWPLSIFFVILSVCMFYNIASANLTLEKLANLILIKFQNHQRFLPFVIYFIASLIAALGAGFYSVLAFMAPLSFVLCDKLKLNKLICAMAINYGALSGANFVSSQSGIIFRNLMQDAGLSQNEAFINAFWIFFASFILPIFVLGIYTLFAKTQSVKITLHLNNISFDFKQKITLILMGLLIFIILLFPILNIIFQDNKTIAFLNKKIDIAFICIIFVIIALMLNLAEQNKIINLIPWQTLLMIVGVGMLISLAIKAGMTNELKSFVSNNINKNFIPLIMMIIAAFMSLFSSTLGVVAPALFVLVPDIASASGVNACIIFVCIIIGAQASAISPFSSGGSLILGSIKQEQKDLMLKELMFKAVPIGFFAAFILCFVLTLFI, encoded by the coding sequence ATGCTAATATTTATAGTTTTTTGTATTTTTGCGTCAATATTTTTAGGTTATAAATTTAAGATTAATATAGGTTTATTCGCTCTAGCATTTTCGTATATCATTGCTTGTTTTGGAATGAATTTAAGCGTTAAAGAGCTACTTAATATGTGGCCACTTTCAATATTTTTTGTAATTTTAAGCGTTTGTATGTTTTATAACATTGCTAGTGCGAATTTAACTTTGGAAAAATTAGCAAATTTAATTTTAATAAAATTTCAAAACCATCAACGATTTTTACCCTTTGTAATTTATTTTATTGCTAGTTTAATTGCTGCTTTGGGTGCTGGATTTTACAGTGTATTAGCTTTTATGGCACCGCTTAGCTTTGTTTTATGCGATAAATTAAAATTAAACAAATTAATATGTGCTATGGCTATTAATTATGGAGCTCTTAGTGGGGCAAATTTTGTAAGTTCTCAAAGTGGAATTATTTTTAGAAATTTAATGCAAGATGCAGGTTTAAGTCAAAATGAAGCCTTTATAAACGCTTTTTGGATTTTTTTTGCTAGTTTTATTTTACCTATTTTTGTACTTGGAATTTATACATTATTTGCAAAAACACAGAGCGTAAAAATAACTTTACACTTAAACAATATAAGTTTTGATTTTAAGCAAAAAATAACTTTAATTCTTATGGGCTTACTGATTTTTATAATATTATTATTTCCGATTTTAAACATCATTTTTCAAGATAATAAAACAATCGCATTTTTAAATAAAAAAATTGATATTGCTTTTATTTGTATAATTTTTGTAATCATTGCTTTAATGCTTAATTTAGCAGAGCAAAATAAGATTATAAATCTTATTCCTTGGCAAACTCTTTTAATGATTGTTGGTGTTGGAATGCTTATTTCTTTAGCTATAAAAGCAGGAATGACAAATGAATTAAAAAGCTTTGTATCAAATAATATTAATAAAAATTTTATACCTTTAATTATGATGATTATTGCGGCTTTTATGTCTTTATTTTCTTCTACTTTAGGAGTAGTTGCACCAGCTCTTTTTGTGCTTGTGCCTGATATAGCTAGTGCTAGCGGGGTTAATGCTTGTATTATTTTTGTTTGTATAATAATTGGTGCACAAGCTAGTGCTATAAGCCCATTTTCTTCAGGCGGCTCACTAATTTTAGGTTCAATTAAGCAAGAACAAAAGGATTTAATGCTAAAAGAGTTAATGTTTAAAGCAGTTCCAATAGGTTTTTTTGCAGCCTTTATTTTGTGTTTTGTATTAACTTTATTTATTTAA
- a CDS encoding amidohydrolase family protein, with translation MKIDSHAHIFNANESYVLNARYIPNYTISIEQYKEVLKRNSFSKAVLIQPSFLGDNNELLIKNLNNDIKGVIVCKQDDIKKYIKNKNICGLRFNLINEDKKIDFSKEFLNIVKDNNLHIELHQNAKFLEQNINSLANADVKIVIDHLARASSISELEFLKKYKNCKIYFKISGFYRNGDLEFNKKLYMKLKEIFSINNFVFGSDYPHTNYENQCSFTKLYNEFLQIIDESEFVFYKNAKELFLF, from the coding sequence ATGAAAATAGATAGCCACGCTCATATTTTTAATGCCAATGAAAGTTATGTTTTAAATGCTAGATATATTCCAAACTATACAATTAGTATTGAGCAATACAAAGAAGTTTTAAAGCGTAATTCTTTTAGCAAGGCTGTTTTAATTCAGCCTAGTTTTTTAGGCGATAACAATGAGCTTTTAATTAAAAATTTAAATAATGATATAAAGGGTGTAATAGTTTGCAAGCAAGATGATATTAAAAAATATATAAAAAATAAAAATATTTGTGGGCTAAGGTTTAACCTAATCAATGAAGATAAAAAAATTGATTTTAGTAAAGAGTTTTTAAATATTGTAAAAGACAATAATTTGCATATTGAATTACATCAAAATGCAAAATTTTTAGAGCAAAATATAAATTCTTTAGCAAATGCTGATGTAAAAATAGTAATTGACCATTTAGCAAGGGCTAGTAGTATTAGTGAGCTTGAATTTTTAAAAAAATATAAAAATTGCAAAATATATTTTAAAATTAGTGGCTTTTATAGAAATGGTGATTTAGAATTTAATAAAAAATTATATATGAAACTAAAAGAGATTTTTAGCATTAATAATTTCGTATTTGGAAGTGATTATCCGCATACAAATTATGAAAATCAATGCTCATTTACAAAGCTTTATAATGAATTTTTGCAGATTATTGACGAGAGCGAGTTTGTATTTTATAAAAATGCAAAAGAATTATTTTTATTTTAA
- the fmt gene encoding methionyl-tRNA formyltransferase, giving the protein MKKNIVFMGTPSYAVRILEELLNDNFNILAIFTQADKAVGRKQILTPSKVKEFAINNNLEDKVHTPKSLKGEEISNFISSLKPDYIVVAAYGKILPKSILDIAPCINLHASLLPKYRGASPIQSAILNQEKESGVCTMLMDVGLDTGDVLECVKANIENKNSKEVFELFSNLAANLCVKTLNNFEQIQAQKQDESKASHCVKLKKEDGLLNLDDARSVYAKYLAFYEWPEVFLENNIKLKEIKLVDTSSKNKEKGVISKINKNSFILTCLIGSIEVFRLQAAGKKELDAKSFLNGARLKQGDKLV; this is encoded by the coding sequence ATGAAAAAAAATATAGTTTTTATGGGGACTCCAAGTTATGCTGTTAGAATTTTAGAAGAATTGCTAAATGATAATTTTAATATTTTAGCAATTTTTACTCAAGCTGATAAGGCTGTAGGAAGAAAGCAGATTTTAACTCCTAGTAAGGTTAAAGAATTTGCTATTAATAATAATTTAGAAGATAAGGTTCATACTCCAAAAAGTTTAAAGGGCGAAGAAATAAGCAATTTTATAAGTAGTTTAAAGCCTGATTATATTGTTGTTGCTGCTTATGGAAAAATATTGCCAAAAAGTATTTTAGATATAGCACCTTGCATTAATTTACATGCATCACTTTTGCCAAAATATCGTGGTGCTAGCCCTATTCAAAGTGCAATTTTAAATCAAGAAAAAGAAAGCGGAGTATGTACTATGCTTATGGATGTTGGACTTGATACTGGTGATGTGCTTGAATGTGTTAAGGCTAATATTGAGAATAAAAATAGTAAAGAAGTGTTTGAGCTTTTTTCTAATTTAGCTGCTAATTTATGCGTAAAAACTTTAAATAATTTTGAACAAATACAAGCGCAAAAGCAAGATGAAAGTAAAGCAAGTCATTGTGTAAAACTAAAAAAAGAAGATGGTTTGCTTAATTTAGATGATGCAAGAAGTGTTTATGCAAAATATTTAGCTTTTTATGAGTGGCCAGAAGTTTTTTTAGAAAATAATATAAAATTAAAAGAAATAAAATTAGTTGATACAAGTAGCAAAAATAAGGAAAAAGGTGTTATTAGTAAGATTAATAAAAATAGCTTTATTTTAACTTGTTTAATTGGTAGCATAGAGGTTTTTAGATTACAAGCTGCTGGTAAAAAAGAGCTTGATGCTAAGAGCTTTTTAAACGGTGCAAGATTAAAGCAAGGAGATAAACTTGTTTGA